The Thermus oshimai DSM 12092 DNA segment CGGAGACCTGCTTGTGGTCCTCCCGGGTCTTGCCCTTGCCCACCCCGTTGTTCATGAGCCGGGAGAGGGAGGGCAGGGGGTCAATGGGGGGGTAGATGCCCTTGCGGTGGAGCTCCCGAGAGAGCTGGATCTGCCCCTCGGTGATGTAGCCCGTGAGGTCGGGGATGGGGTGGGTGCGGTCGTCGTCGGGCATGGAGAGGATGGGGATCTGGGTCACGCTCCCCTTCTTCCCCTCCACCACCCCCGCCCGCTCGTAGATGGTGGCCAGGTCGGTGTACATGTAGCCCGGGTAGCCCCGGCGCCCGGGGATCTCCTCGCGGCTCGCCCCGATCTCCCGCAGGGCCTCGCAGTAGTTGGTCATGTCCGTGAGGATGACCAGGACGTGGTAGTCGTGCTCAAAGGCCAGGTACTCGGCCACGGTGAGGGCCATGCGGGGGGTGAGGATGCGCTCAATGGTGGGGTCGTCCGCCTTGTTCAGGAAGAGGACGGAGCGGGAAAGGGCCCCGGTGCGCTCAAACTCCTGGATGAAGTAGGAGAGCTCCCGCTGGGTGATGCCCATGGCGGCGAAGACCACCGCGAAGGGCTCCTCCTTCTCCCCTTCCCCGGAGAGGTCGGGACGGACGGTGGCCTGGCGGGCGATCTGGGCGGCGATCTCGTTGGCGGGGAGGCCGGAGCCCGAGAAGATGGGGAGCTTCTGCCCCCGCACCAGGGTGTTCATCACGTCAATGGTGGAGATGCCGGTCTGGATGAACTCCTCGGGCTTCCTGCGGGCCACAGGGTTCAGGGGCAGGCCCACGATGGGCAGGCGCTTCTCCGGGGTGATGGGGGGCAGGCCGTCAATGGGCTTGCCGATGCCGTTGAACCGGCGGCCCAGCATCTCCTTGGAAACCCCGAGCCGGGCCACGTCCTCCACCAGGCTCACGCTGGTGGTGGCCAGGTCCAGCCCCGTGGTCTCCTCAAAGACCTGGATGACCGCGTACTCCTCGGAAACCTCGATGACCTGCCCGCCGCGGACCCGGCCCGAGCCGTCCTTGATGTCGACGATGGCCCCGTAGGCCAGGTCCTTGGCGTTCTCCACGAAGAGGAGCGGCCCGGAGATGTAGGTGATGCCGGTGTATTCCTTCTTCAAGAGGTCCATCTTCCCTCCCTTAGGCCAGGGCCTTAAAGGCGCCCTCAATCTCCTTCAGGGCCTCCTCCAGATAGGCGGGGAAGGCCTCCTCCGTGACGTAGCGGGCGCGGCCGATGCGCTCCACCACGGGGAGCTGGAGAATCTCGTCAATGGAAACCCCGCGCTTGATGGCCGCCTCGGCCTCCTTGTAGAAGGCCAGGATCATCTTCATGATGCCGTAGGCCTTGGGCATGGAGCAGTAGGCGTCCACCTCGTGGTAGGCGTTCTGCTGGAGGAAGTCCTCGCGGATGATCCGGCCCACCTCGATGATGAGCCTTTCCGCGTCCTGGAGGGCATCGGGCCCCACCAGCTGGACGATCTCCTGCAGGCCGGCCTCCCGCTGGAGGAGCTCGGAAATCGTGTCCCGGAGCTCGGGGTAGTCGGGGGCCACGTGCTCCCGGTACCAGGGGTCCAGGGCCGGAGTGAAGAGGCTGTAGGAGCCGTTCCAGTTGATGGCGGGGAAGTGGCGGCGGAAGGCCAGGGAGGCGTCCAGCCGCCAGAAGGCCCCCACGATGCGCAGGGTGGACTGGGTCACGGGCTCGGACATGTCGCCGCCCGGAGGGGAGACCGCGCCCACGATGGTCACCGCCCCCTCCTCGCCCCCTAAGGTGATGACCTTGCCCGAGCGCTCGTAGAAGGCCGCCAGACGGGCCGCGAGGTAAGGGGGGTAGCCCTCTTCCGCGGGCATCTCCTCCAGGCGGCTAGAGATCTCCCGCAGCGCCTCCGCCCAGCGGCTGGTGGAGTCGGCCATGAGGGCCACGGAGAAGCCCTGGTCGCGGAAGTACTCGGCGATGGTCACCCCCACGTAGATGCTGGCCTCGCGGGCGGCCACGGGCATGTTGGAGGTGTTGGCGATGAGCACGGTGCGGTGCATGAGGGGGCCGCCGGTCTTGGGGTCGGTGAGCTCGGGGAACTCCACGAGAACGTCCGTCATCTCGTTCCCCCGCTCCCCGCAGCCCACGTAGACCACCACGTCGGCGTTGGACCACTTGGCCAGGGACTGCTGGGTCACGGTCTTGCCGCTCCCAAAGGGCCCGGGGATGGCCGCCGTCCCCCCCATGGCCACGGGGAAGAGGACGTCCAGGATGCGCATGCCCGTGAGGAAGGGGGTGTTGGGGTCAAGCTTCCTTTGCACGGGGCGGGCGCGGCGCACGGGCCAGGTGTGGTACATCCTGAGCTCGGTGCCGTCCTCCAGGATCACCACCGGCTCCTCCACGGTGTACTCGCCCGCGGGCTTGACCTCCTTCACCCGGCCCCTCACGTCCGGGGGCACCAGGATCTTGTGGGTGAAGGCGAACTCGGGCACGGTGCCGAGCACCATCCCCCCCCGCACCTCGTCCCCGGGCTTCACCCTGGGGGTCCAGGCCCATTTGCGCTCCCGGTCCAGGGCGTGGACCACCACGCCCCGGCTGATGTAGATGCCCGTCTTCTCCCGGATGCGCTCCAGGGGACGCTGGATGCCGTCGTAGATGCCGTTCAGCATCCCGGGGCCGAGCTCCACCGCCAAAGGAAGCCCCGTGGAGACCACGGGCTCGCCCACCTTGAGGCCCGAGGTGTCCTCGTACACCTGGACGAAGGCGGTGTCCCCATCCAGGCGGATGATCTCCCCCACCAGGCCCTCGTGCCCCACCTTGCAGATGTCGTACATCCGGGCCCCGGTCATGCCCTTGGCGATGACGGCCGGGCCCGCAATCTTCTGGATGACACCTTGGATCATCTTCCCTCCATTCTAAAGCTTGATGTCAAAGCCGATGGTCTCGCGCACCAAGGCGCGCATGTAGGCCTCCACGTCGGGGTTCTGGAAGGCCTCCTTTAGCCCCGCGATGGACAGGAGGACGGGCAGGTCCCGCCCCCGCATGAGCTTCTCCACCGCCTTCTCCGGATCGGGGAGGAGGCTTCCGTCCACGGCCACCAGGGCGTAGTCCTTGCTCTGGACGAGCTCGGAAAGCCGGGCCTTGGCCTCCTCGGGGGTGGAGGCCCCATAGGCCTCGAGGCCCGCCAAAAGGAACCCCTGGGCGGTCTCGGGATGGGCGATCACCGCGATCTTCACGAGCAGGTCACCTCCTCCTCCACCTGGGCCCGGGGAAGGCCATAGTAGGCCTTACGGGCGATGAGCCTCAGGCGCTGGCCCTCCCACTCCCGCTCCTTCACGTAGGCCAGGGCCAGCCCCGCCCCCAAGGGGTCGTTCAGGCCCTTCCTGGCCTCCTTGAGGAGGACGCACCGCAGGCGGCGGGCCGCCTCCTTGAGGTCCCGCACCCCCGCCAGGGGGGCAAGGGGGGTGCCGGAAAGCTCGTCCAGCACGGCGTAGTCCCCCTCCAGGAGGCGGGCGAAGGCCACCCGGTCCAAAAAGCGCCCGCCCCGGATGAAGACCTCCTCCGGAGGGAGGCTTTCCCCCTGGAACTTGAAGGCGTTCAGGATGTTCTCCGCGTCCACCTCCAGGGCCAGGTAGTCCCTAAGGGCGGGCTGGTCCAGGCCCTTGGCCCCCTTGGAGAGCTCCTCGTAGAAGCGCTTGGCGAGCAGGGCCTCGAGGCGGGCCGGGTCCTGGGTCTCCCGCAGGGCCTGCCTCAGGGCCCGGGCCAGGGGGTGGCCGGGCACGGCCAAGAGCTGGGCCAGGCTGGCCGCGTCCTGGGCCTCGTAGAGAAGGGGCCAGAGGCCCTCCTTGAGGGTCCCGGGCAGGAGGGCCACCTCCTCCAAGGGGCGGCCCGTGGCCTTGGCCCGGAGGACGGCGAGAAGGTTGGTGAGGTCGTTTCTCAGGAGGAGGAGGCGCACCGCCTCCCGGGCCTCCCCCGTGACCAGCCGGAAGAGGTCCCCCACCAGCCGGGCCTGGGTCCTTTCCACCGCCCGGTCCACGTCCCCTAGGGCCTGGCCCGCCAGGTCCTGGCCGTAGGGGGTTTCGGAAAGGAGGCGGAGGAAGTCAGGGAAGGGCAGGTCCAGGGCCTCCTGGAAGAAGCTCTCCTTGAGGAGGCCCGCCCGCCGGGCCCGGACGCGCGCGTTGAGGTAAGCGAAATCGTCCGCCATGGCCTTAGCCCCAAAGGACCTGGGCCACCTTGGCCGAAAGGGCATCCCAGGCCCGCGCAAGACGGGAGAGGACCGAGTTCTCCACCTGGGTCTTCCCCCCCCGGCCCACGGCCCGCACCCCCAGGCGCAGGGCGGGGTCGGGGCGGAGCTCCAGGCCCCGGGCCCTGGCCAAGTCCTCGAGGTGGGGCAGGTCCTCCGGGTGGGCCAAGAGGGCCTCGGGCTCGGGCAGGGCGGATAGGGCCTCTTCCGCAAGCTTCCTCAGGATCTCGGGCCAGCGGGGGTCTTGGGGCAGGGCGGAGAGGGCCTCCTCCACCTGGGCCCGCACCCCGTCCAGCACCTCCCCCCTGGCCTGGGCCCGGGCGGTGGAAAGGAGGAGCTCCCCGGCGCTTTCCGCCCGCTTGAGGGCGGCTTGGAAAGCGGCCTTCACCGCCTTTTCCTTGGCGGAAACCAGGGCCTCGGCCTTGGCCCGGGCCTCGGCCAGGAGGCCTTCCGCCTCCTTCCTCGCCCCCTCCAGGATGGCGCGGATCTCCGCCTCCACCTCTTGGCTCAGGATGGCTTCCAGCTTAGACATTCACCCTCCTTTGGGGAAAAGGGCCCCACCCCAAGGAGGGCAGGGCCCGGAAAGGGGCTTAGAGCTTGCCGTTCAGGATGAAGGCGATGAGCAGGCCGAAGATCACCAGGGTCTCGGGCAGGAGGAGGAAGATGAGGGCGGTACCGAAGTTGCCCCGGTCCTCCGCGATGGCCCCCACGCCCGCGGCCCCGATGCGGGCCTGGGCCACACCCGTGCCCAGGGCGGCCAGGCCCACCGCCAGACCCATGCCCACGGCGATGAGGCCCCGGTCCAGACCCCCGGAGGCCGCCGCCTCCTCCGCCGCAAAGGCCAACGCGCCGAACACCGCCAGGAAAAGAACCGCCAGTAGCTTCTTCATCGTTTCCCTCCCTACTGCGTCTCGCGGACGCTTTTGAACGGCCGGTATGGCCTGCCGTTCTCCTCGTAGAAGCCAAACTTGGTGAAGAACTCCACCCAGATCAAACGGATGGGCTGGAGCATGTGCCCCAGGGTGGTGAGGAGGAGGATGAGGAGGTGGAGCACCCCCGCCACCGCGAGGCCCAAAAGGACCCCCACCAGGCCCAGGCTCGAGGCCAGGGCGAAGCCCACGTCCGTGA contains these protein-coding regions:
- a CDS encoding V-type ATP synthase subunit F, yielding MAVIAHPETAQGFLLAGLEAYGASTPEEAKARLSELVQSKDYALVAVDGSLLPDPEKAVEKLMRGRDLPVLLSIAGLKEAFQNPDVEAYMRALVRETIGFDIKL
- a CDS encoding V-type ATP synthase subunit B yields the protein MDLLKKEYTGITYISGPLLFVENAKDLAYGAIVDIKDGSGRVRGGQVIEVSEEYAVIQVFEETTGLDLATTSVSLVEDVARLGVSKEMLGRRFNGIGKPIDGLPPITPEKRLPIVGLPLNPVARRKPEEFIQTGISTIDVMNTLVRGQKLPIFSGSGLPANEIAAQIARQATVRPDLSGEGEKEEPFAVVFAAMGITQRELSYFIQEFERTGALSRSVLFLNKADDPTIERILTPRMALTVAEYLAFEHDYHVLVILTDMTNYCEALREIGASREEIPGRRGYPGYMYTDLATIYERAGVVEGKKGSVTQIPILSMPDDDRTHPIPDLTGYITEGQIQLSRELHRKGIYPPIDPLPSLSRLMNNGVGKGKTREDHKQVSDQLYSAYANGVDIRKLVAIIGEDALTENDRRYLQFADAFEKFFINQGQQNRSIEESLQIAWALLSMLPQGELKRISKDHIGKYYGQKLEEIWGTAL
- a CDS encoding V-type ATP synthase subunit A, which produces MIQGVIQKIAGPAVIAKGMTGARMYDICKVGHEGLVGEIIRLDGDTAFVQVYEDTSGLKVGEPVVSTGLPLAVELGPGMLNGIYDGIQRPLERIREKTGIYISRGVVVHALDRERKWAWTPRVKPGDEVRGGMVLGTVPEFAFTHKILVPPDVRGRVKEVKPAGEYTVEEPVVILEDGTELRMYHTWPVRRARPVQRKLDPNTPFLTGMRILDVLFPVAMGGTAAIPGPFGSGKTVTQQSLAKWSNADVVVYVGCGERGNEMTDVLVEFPELTDPKTGGPLMHRTVLIANTSNMPVAAREASIYVGVTIAEYFRDQGFSVALMADSTSRWAEALREISSRLEEMPAEEGYPPYLAARLAAFYERSGKVITLGGEEGAVTIVGAVSPPGGDMSEPVTQSTLRIVGAFWRLDASLAFRRHFPAINWNGSYSLFTPALDPWYREHVAPDYPELRDTISELLQREAGLQEIVQLVGPDALQDAERLIIEVGRIIREDFLQQNAYHEVDAYCSMPKAYGIMKMILAFYKEAEAAIKRGVSIDEILQLPVVERIGRARYVTEEAFPAYLEEALKEIEGAFKALA
- a CDS encoding V-type ATP synthase subunit E — encoded protein: MSKLEAILSQEVEAEIRAILEGARKEAEGLLAEARAKAEALVSAKEKAVKAAFQAALKRAESAGELLLSTARAQARGEVLDGVRAQVEEALSALPQDPRWPEILRKLAEEALSALPEPEALLAHPEDLPHLEDLARARGLELRPDPALRLGVRAVGRGGKTQVENSVLSRLARAWDALSAKVAQVLWG
- a CDS encoding V-type ATPase subunit, which encodes MADDFAYLNARVRARRAGLLKESFFQEALDLPFPDFLRLLSETPYGQDLAGQALGDVDRAVERTQARLVGDLFRLVTGEAREAVRLLLLRNDLTNLLAVLRAKATGRPLEEVALLPGTLKEGLWPLLYEAQDAASLAQLLAVPGHPLARALRQALRETQDPARLEALLAKRFYEELSKGAKGLDQPALRDYLALEVDAENILNAFKFQGESLPPEEVFIRGGRFLDRVAFARLLEGDYAVLDELSGTPLAPLAGVRDLKEAARRLRCVLLKEARKGLNDPLGAGLALAYVKEREWEGQRLRLIARKAYYGLPRAQVEEEVTCS
- a CDS encoding ATP synthase subunit C, whose amino-acid sequence is MKKLLAVLFLAVFGALAFAAEEAAASGGLDRGLIAVGMGLAVGLAALGTGVAQARIGAAGVGAIAEDRGNFGTALIFLLLPETLVIFGLLIAFILNGKL